A segment of the Candidatus Micrarchaeota archaeon genome:
CTCCAACATACCTATGACGTTTGCAGTATTCCTCATCTCCTTTGCATTCATGTTCATGCTTATCAAGATGTCAGCTTATTTTGAGCGCAAGAAACGTGCCGAGATCATGGAGGCCGACCTGCCGCTCGCGCTTCGCGCGATCGGCGTGCAACTCGATATCAAAATGCCTTTTGAGAAGGCGTTGGAACACATCGCCGAGTCGAAATACAACATCTCCTACGAATTCAAACGTGCCGTTAAAGAGATCAAAGGCGGAGCCAGTATCCCGAAAGCGTTAACCGACCTGACGAACCGTATCGATTCACCGATCTTGAAACGTGCCGTCAACCAACTCATCATCACCTATGAGAGAGGTGGTCGTGGCGATGATATAAAACGGATCGCCAACGAGTTGATAGACATCCAATTCGCAAAGGTGAAAGAGTTCGAATCGCAGATGGCCATGATGGGTTTGATTTTCATAGCAGTTTCATCACTGATACCAGCCTTCTTCACGATCTTTGCTGTCGTAGGCGGTCTGATGATGCCCATAGACATTACGCCCGTTCACATCTGGTTAGCCTATCTCCTCCTCTTCCCGATGCTCGATGGCATAGTGATCTACGTTATAAAATCCAGGACACCGTATTCAACAAACATACGTATAACAGACCTCAACAAAGAGATCGCTTTGATAGAGGACATGTTGGATAGGAAAGGGATACGTTACACGTTCAGGCAGATTATGATAGCGGTAACGGGCGTGTCGATAGCAGCAGGTCTTGTCTCGGTTTTACTCGCCTACTACATGTTTCCGCAGCTTCTCATCTACTCTTTCTTTCCCTTTGTCTTTCCGGTCCTGGTATTCTTCTATCTGACGTATCTGGTTGACCAGCGCACCGCCAAGATGGAACAGATGTTACCCGATGCGTTGTTTCAGGCGGCTTCCTTGCAGAAGGGTATGAGCACGGAACGTATCATTAAAGAGATATCTAAACATGATTACGGTCCTTTATCAGAAGAGTTTGCACTTGCCTCGCGTCAGATAACGGCAGGCACATCAGTGGAAGATGC
Coding sequences within it:
- a CDS encoding type II secretion system F family protein, which produces MKSFVEKYAPKFGNLPFYRWFSEKTLSKLEEDIIMADFDVTPEELINFAFAMGLILGLYFALMYYIVTSNIPMTFAVFLISFAFMFMLIKMSAYFERKKRAEIMEADLPLALRAIGVQLDIKMPFEKALEHIAESKYNISYEFKRAVKEIKGGASIPKALTDLTNRIDSPILKRAVNQLIITYERGGRGDDIKRIANELIDIQFAKVKEFESQMAMMGLIFIAVSSLIPAFFTIFAVVGGLMMPIDITPVHIWLAYLLLFPMLDGIVIYVIKSRTPYSTNIRITDLNKEIALIEDMLDRKGIRYTFRQIMIAVTGVSIAAGLVSVLLAYYMFPQLLIYSFFPFVFPVLVFFYLTYLVDQRTAKMEQMLPDALFQAASLQKGMSTERIIKEISKHDYGPLSEEFALASRQITAGTSVEDALSDIAERNNSLLLERAVNLLIYGYQVGGNMYHALRETAEDMFSLFALIRERKAALALQKYTMLLGGAVLVPMILGIVLQVTGGLDISSISTYFGKNVDPSMILETSQKAIQFYLVIYAAITGYLIASQEGETRKALIYFLFMSITALILFNISMNLKFM